A stretch of the Lactuca sativa cultivar Salinas chromosome 9, Lsat_Salinas_v11, whole genome shotgun sequence genome encodes the following:
- the LOC111880143 gene encoding protein CUP-SHAPED COTYLEDON 3: MLGIEEILCELGGGCGGAGGRESEQQGGLPPGFRFHPTDEELITFYLASKVFNSSFCGVDIAEVDLNRCEPWELPEVAKMGEREWYFYSLRDRKYPTGLRTNRATGAGYWKATGKDREVYSSGSGRTLLGMKKTLVFYKGRAPHGEKTKWVMHEYRLDGDFSYRHTCKDEWVICRIFHKLGEKKANGGQNCLHFKHQRSTPEPSPSTPTVTEITKNPFHEGTTPLILHHTNPPSLQNPFLFGDNHQEIHGQDLKSLLNLPSFPNLQNTPHPTLVKPLTLPNQPTTPLAKQCKTEAHFSIAQLTDANVHRWGMDFIPPPPLFPFEQPDLGPEMDYYFTGGGSGSGSGSVSSSDTRFVVEGTSDRNNEMVSFDRVGFNQLLLPSI, encoded by the exons atgcTGGGAATAGAGGAGATACTGTGTGAGCTTGGTGGTGGCTGCGGCGGCGCTGGAGGAAGGGAGTCCGAGCAACAAGGTGGTTTGCCTCCAGGGTTTAGGTTTCATCCCACCGATGAAGAGCTTATTACATTCTATCTCGCTTCTAAAGTCTTCAATTCAAGTTTTTGTGGTGTTGACATTGCTGAAGTTGACCTTAATCGCTGTGAACCATGGGAACTGCCAG AAGTGGCAAAAATGGGGGAAAGAGAGTGGTACTTCTATAGCTTGAGGGACAGAAAGTACCCGACCGGCTTGAGGACGAACCGGGCCACTGGTGCGGGTTACTGGAAGGCAACTGGCAAGGACCGGGAGGTTTACAGCAGCGGGTCGGGTCGGACCCTGTTGGGTATGAAAAAGACACTGGTTTTCTATAAGGGTCGGGCCCCACATGGGGAAAAAACCAAATGGGTCATGCACGAGTACCGCCTTGATGGTGACTTTTCGTATCGCCACACGTGTAAG GATGAATGGGTGATTTGCAGAATATTTCACAAATTAGGGGAAAAGAAAGCAAATGGAGGACAAAACTGCCTTCACTTTAAACACCAACGATCAACACCAGAACCATCACCCTCAACTCCCACCGTTACTGAAATCACCAAAAATCCCTTCCATGAAGGTACTACACCCTTAATATTGCACCACACTAACCCCCCATCCCTCCAAAACCCGTTTCTATTTGGTGACAATCATCAAGAAATCCATGGCCAAGACCTAAAATCACTACTAAACCTACCCTCATTTCCAAACCTCCAAAACACCCCCCACCCtaccctagttaagccccttacCCTTCCAAATCAACCCACTACCCCTCTTGCTAAACAATGCAAAACCGAGGCTCATTTTAGCATCGCACAACTCACGGATGCTAATGTGCACCGGTGGGGGATGGATTTTATCCCCCCTCCGCCACTCTTTCCGTTTGAGCAACCGGATCTTGGCCCAGAAATGGACTACTACTTCACTGGCGGTGGTAGTGGTAGTGGCAGTGGTAGTGTCAGTAGCAGCGATACAAGATTTGTAGTCGAGGGTACAAGTGATCGTAACAATGAGATGGTCTCGTTTGACAGGGTCGGGTTTAATCAGTTGTTGCTACCGAGTATTTGA